The following is a genomic window from Acidimicrobiales bacterium.
GGCCCCGGCCGGGTCGCCTTCGGCCACCGCGGCCCGTGCCGCATCGACCAGCAGGGGGTGGGGAAGGCCGCTGTCGGCCAGCGAGCGGGCCAGGCGGTCGACGCTAGGAGGTCGGTCGGACGGAGAACCCGGTACGGGGTCGTCGGGAGCGGTCATGCGGTCGCGAGGATAGGCGGAGGAATCGGCATGCCCCGAGGCCAACGCCGTCGACGGGCCGGGGACGACCGAACCGTGAACGGCCTTAGCATGCGACCGTGCTCCTAGTCCTTTTCCTGATCTTCGTGGTCACCCCGATCGTCGAACTGACGGTCATTGTTCAGGTCGCCGGCTCCACCGGGGTCATGAACACCATCGGCCTGCTCATACTGGTCAGCCTGGTTGGAGCGTGGCTGGTCCGCCGCGAGGGTCTCGGGATCCTACGCCGGGCCCAAGCCGAGCTTGCCAAAGGCCGGATGCCGGGCCGGGAACTAGTCGACGGCCTGCTGGTGCTGCTGGCCGGAGCCCTGATGCTCAC
Proteins encoded in this region:
- a CDS encoding FxsA family protein, with amino-acid sequence MLLVLFLIFVVTPIVELTVIVQVAGSTGVMNTIGLLILVSLVGAWLVRREGLGILRRAQAELAKGRMPGRELVDGLLVLLAGALMLTPGFVTDAVGLALLLPPVRAILRLVATRRLSRSVDAGRTRWTFGMRSERGGFTTGPSGGPILDADSWEDGADGHRRLPPNGD